A stretch of DNA from Synechococcus sp. JA-3-3Ab:
GGAGAAACCAGCACCACTGTATGGCGCTGAGACTCCAGCACCAGCTTCCAGAGCTGGGCTTGCAAAAGCTGACCCTGAGCCACCAGAACGGTCTTGGTCACGGTGAGCAGAGAAACGACTTGCCTTAGTTCACAACTTTGCCTACGGCGCAAGGTAGCATTTCCAATAGAGAAGAAACAGTAACTAGCTATACCGGTAGTGCTGGGCTGACCCAGCCGCTTGGATACGTAAACTACCCGACTCCGACCGCCCCCCCTTCCCCCCCAACCCCCCGTATATGGGGGCAGGGGGGCGGGGGGATTGAGGGGGTACAGTGCGGGGCTCCTGCAGTTTCTAGCTGAAACTCCACCGATCTGCGACAGGTTTTTGGGTACAGCTTGCCCGGCGGCCTCAGCACTTGCCTTGCTCGGTCAAACCACCCTCAGCTTCCTCTTCGGTTTCGGAGGCCAGCTCGGCCTGCAAGGCCTGCCACTCCTCCGGGGAGAGGGAGTGAAGTTTTTCTTGGATTTGCTGCCTCTCGAAAGTGGCCCACTGGGCCTTCAGAGTCATTTCCCTGCTCAACACCCGCTTCAGGTAGCCCACCGTCCAGCCCAGGCATCCCAGCAGAAACACCACACTCGACACCTGCTGCGCCGCGCCCGTATCTAAGCCGGCCCAAAGCAGCAGCCCGTAGAGAAGTCCTCCCCCCAAGAGCAGGGCTAGGCCAATGCCGAGAACATCCCGTCTGCGCATGGCTGGTAGGTTGCAGAAGGGCGAGCTCTAGAGCGAACGCGGCTTGGGCCGAAACGTCATGAAGGGAGCCACGAGCACCATACCGGGGAAGAAAAACAAAACTAGGAAAAACATCAACACCTTTTCCCAGGCACCGCTGTAGTTCCAGCGCTTGTCCACGTACACCAAAAACAAGAACGGCAGCACCAGCAGGTAGAGAACTGCTAGCGCAGCATAGGTCAAGCCAATGAGTGTCGAGGTAGAGAGCATATCCAGTTGCCTCGAATTAACCTGGGCAAATCCAGTCCAATCGGGGTCATATTACAGCATTGTAATAGTGAATGAACTTGTCGGCTTAGCCGGCTCTTCGCCTCATCGCTATAAACTCGTGCTGATGGCCCCGACAGGGCAGGTGGGGATGCATTGTTCGCACATAACACAGCGATTACGCAGAAACTCCAGTTTCCAGTCGGGAGCGGAAATCTTCAGTGCCTCGGTGGGGCAAACGCCCGTACACAAGCCGCAATCCACGCACAAATCTGGGTCGATCTGAATTTCTTTAGCCCGCTCGGCCACCTCAATGCCCAAAGACTGCACCCACTCCAGCCCCGCCTCCACCTGGTCGATATCTCCCGAGAGCTCCACCACCAGGGTGCCCACTTCGTTAGGGGTTACTCTGGCACGGACGATGTTGGCGGCTACATCGAAGTCTTTCGCCAGACGATAGGTGAGGGGCACATTCACCAAGTGGCGAGGAAAAATCAGGGTCACTCGTTTGCGCACGGATTTGACTTGCGTAGCTGAGGTACGACGACTCTTCCAGTATGCCAAGGCCGACTGCCAAGTTCGGCCATCAGAACCTCCGGGGTACTCCCGCCACAGCGCAGCTTGGCGGGATGGGGGATAGGCGGTGAGACGAAGGGGTTCAATGCCCCTGAGTCTCACAATCTGGGCGTTGCCTGCTGCTCGACATACTTCTTCAACTCCTCAACGGTGACCCCACCACAAGAGGCAACAAAATAGGCCCCTGTCCAAAATACAGGCTTGCTGTAGAACCGTGCCACCTCTGTGGCGAACTCTTTGCGAATCAACCGGCTGGAGACTGTTTTCAGGTTGTTCACCAGCTTCGAGACCTGAACATCCGGCGGAAAACTCACCAACAGATGCACATAATCCGCCTCACCGTTGAACTCCACCAAGGAACAGCGCCACTTTTGGCAGGTCGCTCGAAATATATCTTCCAGCCTCTGCAACATTGGAGCAGTTATCACCCGACGACGGTACTTTGTCACCAGCACCAAGTGGATTTGTAGGCTGTAAACAGAACGATGGCCTATGTTGTAGCTCGTTGCGCTAAATGCTAGAACCGTCTCATGATTATCACCTACGAGTACCGGATCCTGCCCAGCGACGACCAAGCCGCTCTGATGACCGAGTGGCTGGAATTGTTGCGGCGGCAGTGGAACGACGCTCTGGGGCAGAGACTGGACTGGCTGACCGCAACCCGTTGCCCAATTGACCGCTGCAGTCTTGTCTCGTGCCCGTTGCCTGTGTCAGAAGCTCCGCTGGAGCCGAATTATTATCGGCAGGCGGGATCCCTCAAACAAATCAAGCAACTGTTCCCGGCCTACCGGGGCATTTACGCCGAGGTGCTGCAGCAAAACTTGATGCGGCTGGACAAGGCGTGGAAAGCGTGGCAGGTGCCGGATAGCACAGGCAAGCGGCGGGGGCGGCCTCGCTTCAAAAAAGCGGGGGAGTTGAGATCCTTCACATTCCCCCGCATCAATTGCCCCAAGGCGGGAGCGCATCTGGAAGGGGAGACTCTGCGGCTGAGCAAGATTGGCTCGATGCCTGTGGTGCTGCACCGCCCCTTGCCGGAGGGGTTCGCGCCCAAAACCTGCACAGTGGTGCGCAAGGCCGATGGGTGGTATGTCTGCATCAGCTTGGAAGACAAAAGCGTTCCTCTCCCAGAGCCTGTGCCGATCAAAAAGGCGGTGGGCATTGATGTGGGATTGGATAGGTTTCTCACCACCAGCGATGGGGAGGTGGTGCCTATCCCGCGGCACTACCGCCGAGCCCAAAAACACTTGGCTCGACAGCAGCGGCAACTGAGCCGCAAGGTGAAGGGGTCCGCCAACTGGAAGAGACAAGCCACGAAAGTTGCTTGTTTGCAGTTGCACGT
This window harbors:
- a CDS encoding DUF3007 family protein, with the translated sequence MRRRDVLGIGLALLLGGGLLYGLLLWAGLDTGAAQQVSSVVFLLGCLGWTVGYLKRVLSREMTLKAQWATFERQQIQEKLHSLSPEEWQALQAELASETEEEAEGGLTEQGKC
- the ndhL gene encoding NAD(P)H-quinone oxidoreductase subunit L, translated to MLSTSTLIGLTYAALAVLYLLVLPFLFLVYVDKRWNYSGAWEKVLMFFLVLFFFPGMVLVAPFMTFRPKPRSL
- a CDS encoding NIL domain-containing protein, whose product is MRKRVTLIFPRHLVNVPLTYRLAKDFDVAANIVRARVTPNEVGTLVVELSGDIDQVEAGLEWVQSLGIEVAERAKEIQIDPDLCVDCGLCTGVCPTEALKISAPDWKLEFLRNRCVMCEQCIPTCPVGAISTSL
- the tnpA gene encoding IS200/IS605 family transposase, whose protein sequence is MVVAGQDPVLVGDNHETVLAFSATSYNIGHRSVYSLQIHLVLVTKYRRRVITAPMLQRLEDIFRATCQKWRCSLVEFNGEADYVHLLVSFPPDVQVSKLVNNLKTVSSRLIRKEFATEVARFYSKPVFWTGAYFVASCGGVTVEELKKYVEQQATPRL
- a CDS encoding RNA-guided endonuclease InsQ/TnpB family protein yields the protein MIITYEYRILPSDDQAALMTEWLELLRRQWNDALGQRLDWLTATRCPIDRCSLVSCPLPVSEAPLEPNYYRQAGSLKQIKQLFPAYRGIYAEVLQQNLMRLDKAWKAWQVPDSTGKRRGRPRFKKAGELRSFTFPRINCPKAGAHLEGETLRLSKIGSMPVVLHRPLPEGFAPKTCTVVRKADGWYVCISLEDKSVPLPEPVPIKKAVGIDVGLDRFLTTSDGEVVPIPRHYRRAQKHLARQQRQLSRKVKGSANWKRQATKVACLQLHVARQRKAFHYQVAHWLVGQYDLLVVEDLNVRGLARTRLAKSILDAAWGQFLDILTAVAVKRGKQVLRVDPRGTSQNCCVCEERVPKALSERVHDCPRCGSWDRDLNAAIEILKRGLRAVGLPLSGCGGSWFTSPLKQQLREVILGSSRLQPVRA